The sequence TCTTTATTCATAAGACTTttgcatttttcttcttttattgcTTGCTCAAAAGTTGTTTGGTTCATAAGCACTAAGAACAATTATCAATTGACCTAATAGTTCTACAATATAATAGACATTCTCCTTGCTCTTTTAAATTTCCTTAGAGGAATATTGGATTGTGGAGTACACAATGAGATTCAATTTGGTTCATAAATACATTTCTTTCTTATGATGATTCAATAGTGATTTCTAGCTCTACCTCAACTTTTTGAGTGAGTATAATTTGACATATCATTGTCATCTTTCTATTCTACAAAATCAGAAAGAAAATCAGCAAGAAAATCAACATAACAAACACTTGAAAGGTGACACTCTTCATTGAAGATGATATCTTTGAAGACATGAATTTTGTTCACATTGGCATCATACAATTAGTAGGATTTACTAGAGGCAATATCCAACAAGGATATACTTTTTACATTTATCATTGAATTTCCTTCTCTTTTCTTCCATTCAATGTGTCTTTAGGTAATTTTTCCAAAGATCTCAAATATTTACTTGATGGTTTCTTGCCTAACCATGTTTCTTCTAGAACGACGATTTCCAAGCATTTAGTCAAACTCTAATTCATGAAATAAGTCACTATAGAAATTGATTCTTTCCATTAATTATCTTTACGTTTACATGTCTTGAGCATTGATTTAGTTTTGTCTTGAAGTATCATGTTAATTCTTCTACCTACTCTATTCTGTTGTGGAGTATATGGAGTTGATAATTGTCTCTTAATCCCCATTCATTTAAAAAAGTTATCAAATTTGTTTGAGGTAAACTCCTACAATAAATTTGAACAATAATTTTAGACAAAAGAATATATGAAAAGGAGTGCCACAAGACTATGTTGTTCAAAGATTAATACTTAGCGTCTAAAGATTAAAACTTAGCTCTATAAGGGAAGAAAAATCTGTAAATAAAAAACCACCTCTTAAATTTAACAATGATCTTTGTGATCAAACACTACAACCATCTTTGATACCAATCACTAAAATTAGAAAACACAAACTTTGTTATTAAAGAATCCAAAAACTCTTCTAAATAAGATAAATATGTAAAAGAAAGACATTCTGCTTATGGACACATTCAACTATGATCAATGAAGATAATTGTTCACCTTGTGCTCTAAAGGAGTCTCTATTATTACCAAAGGACACTTGATTTGACGAAAAAAATCATGCTGTAGGCATCTAAATGGTGCTAAGTTCAAATCTTCTACACAATACCAACAAAAAATGACTCTTTTAATTTCTAAGACACTGCAACATAGATATGCACTACATCTGTGCTTGTTTGTGAAACAAGTTGCGAGGGAATTGGAGTCATGCCGCCGATGGGGCATCTGCCATAGCACTCCAGCCACCTTTGAATGCACGCCACGTAGAATTTATGTCGACACAGTGGCAATAATAATGCTGACTGCTCGTCTTCTTCATAATTTGACAAACAAATAATGCAATCGTCTACCACCTCATCTTTTGAGACACTGTAATCGAATATCTCCATCTCCACGTCAACACTCTGCATCCACGTCGACCTTAAAGCTGACGTGGAAGCCGCTGCCACTGCCATCTCAGTGGCAGCCGCTGTGACAGCCACATTGACTGCCCTTGCGACCGCCACGTCTTCCTCCACCTTCTTCCATCCGCAGTAGAGCACGACAGTCATTACAAATATTGCGTTACCATATAAAATGTAGAAGGCAGTTTGGTgggtatgaattagaaatatgatcaAGGGAAGGGGAGCGACCATAAGAATGATGGTGCATAACAGTACGAGCAGTTGCCTGCATGGCGATAGTCCCATTATAGTTAGCAGTAGGCGATCGAGTCTCGATGTGTAAATGGGTGTGGCCATGGCTATTCAGCAGATCTTCAGCTTGGCAAAATGTTCTCTCTCTTTCAATGCCTATGATTTTTATTAACTCTTGTAATTCCCAATACCAGCGACGTTTTTTTCGTTTGGGAGTAGTTCTCTTGGTATCTCCAAATATGGCAGTGTTCTTAAAGAAGAATCTATCAAAACCAACGCGAATTTCGGGGTCCACGAGGAATTATAAAAGAATTTATGATTATAGATGTTTTCAAATCTATATTGATGTTGTCAATGGGTCCTTGGTCTAtaggtgaagttgaatggttctagatgagcccactagggatcaagtcttgctaagTGCAAGGCTCCAACATCATAAGGGATAAGGCCCTCGTCAGGGATAATTAAATGATCTAGTATAttcataataaaatataaatttattttataatttttaaattaataaaaatatttaaattaattataatattaataataaatttaatgaaaattatataataaaaatttaacttAATCTATGCAATTATATTAAACCTAActcttaattataattattataaaaaatatgattaaattataattaattttaaggcTAATCTTAAGCAAAGAAAAAATAACTTATCATTAAAATTTGtaattgaaagaaaaatatttaGTTACATCAAAGAAAAATATTTAGTTACATCAATTTATAATATTTAGttacatcaatttataataacaatTTATGTATTTGTTTAAATATTAGCTCTATTTTACACTCTAATTGAACAAGTAATTAGTCATCTTCAAGGTAGGGAAGGAGAGATCGAGAATTCAAGCTTTCAAGTTGGCATTCATGATCAAGTTTATGTGTTTCTACCATGTGTGAAGACATGCATGAACTCCCATCAATCAACATCAACTTTCATGAGGCTTCAAGGCAAGATGATTCATAACAAAGGTATAACATTGTCAATTTTTGCATTTCCTAAAGGATTTTAGCCTTTTCCTAATACGAGGAACACTCTCTTTTTTGTCATCATTGCTATAGGGGAGGTTAATTCTTACCtcgggtttgacttaggcaagcccttaTACAATCCAATACTTTTTTTTTCTCTGTGTTGGTGACATATTCAATGAAAGAGAGTTGTAGATCTAGAAAATGCAGACATAGATACACAATTTTAGATTCAGAAGAGACAAAAAACCCTAGACACTATTTTATTGTTAGAAGTGTCTAACACTTATTTgctaaaattttgggaggatgATCTATAGAGCATCCTAATTTGAATTTTGCACACTTGAGTTAACGAAAACACTAATGACACCTATCCACATTACAGTTTGACACTTTCAAGCACATATTGTAGACATAGGTTCCTCTCTACATCACATTTCCAAATCCGAGGTTCTCTTTTGATTTATAGTTTATATCTTCTTGTATATATTGTTTCTTATCAAAATCCctagttcttgcatcatttctCATTATATCTTATTCAGTCATATCAAAATTCAAAAGAGAATAATCAACCACAAGTGCTCAACTCTCCCAATGGTCTTAAGTTAGGCCTAATTAGTTATTCTCATATGAAATTGATGGGATTGGTTTTGAATCTTAGTTTGCATATTTAGACTAGTGAACCTCATTTCCCTTCCATTTCAATATTAATATGAATATATTTcatgttttgattaatttttttttcttatgtttttATCTATTCTCTACATTTTTGTGTGAATCTATTTGTATTATTCTACCCTAGGGTTCCTAAAATAACTATTAATCAAGATATATACTTGCATTTGAACCATAGTTTGGTAACATCTATACTATTTTCATCGCCAATACTTCATTATGAGACTTTACTATAATCATGTTTTTATTATGTGTTTGACATGAAATGTAAATTGTAAAATGAAAAAGAAActtttattgcatttttctctttttctaaaaGGTAGAAATATATCTTCAAATATAGATTCTTATCCTTCTTGCAGAGGTTCATCATTGTATATTTATCTTGCAATATTATAG is a genomic window of Cryptomeria japonica chromosome 7, Sugi_1.0, whole genome shotgun sequence containing:
- the LOC131856946 gene encoding RING-H2 finger protein ATL5-like; the encoded protein is MTVVLYCGWKKVEEDVAVARAVNVAVTAAATEMAVAAASTSALRSTWMQSVDVEMEIFDYSVSKDEVVDDCIICLSNYEEDEQSALLLPLCRHKFYVACIQRWLECYGRCPIGGMTPIPSQLVSQTSTDVVHIYVAVS